CCGGGATTGGTCGCGCCCGCGTAGAGCGCACGGGCGGCACGGCGGATAAGATGGGGTGGCCGGGCGTCGCCCGCGCCGGAATCCCGATCGAACTCCCATGACCTCACTGGAACTGCGTGCGCCCGTGGCCGGCTGGTGCCTGCCACTCTCGGAGGTGCCGGACCCGGTCTTCGCCGCGCGCATGGTCGGCGACGGCGTCGGCATCGACCCGACGGACGGCGTGCTCCACGCGCCGTGCGAGGGCGTCGTGGTGCCGACGCGCGGCACGCACGCCGTGACGCTGCGCACCGTGCTCGGGATCGACATCCTCATGCACGTCGGCATCGACACGGTGCAGATGGGCAGCACGGGGTTCGAGCTGCTGGTGCGTCCGGGACAGAGCGTCCGCGCCGGCGATCCGCTGCTGCGCTTCGACCTCGACCTCGTCGCGCGGCACGCGAAGAGCGCGGTGACGCCGGTCGTCGTCGCGACCGGCGACGTCGAGGCCGTGGTGACGCGTCGCGCCGAGCATCGCGGCCTCGCGGTCGGCGACTTCCTCATGGAGGTCCGCGTCGACACCACGGAGACGCGCGCGGAGCCCCCGGTGGCCGAGCTCGCGGAGGCGCGCGGCACGTTCACCGTGCCGTTCGACCACGGCATCCACGCGCGGCCGGCCGCGCAGCTCGCGGCGGCGCTGCGCCCGTTCGCCGCCGACGTGTCGCTCGTCTCGCGCGGCCGCAGCGCGAATCTCCGCAGCGCCGTCGCGCTCATGACGCTCGGCGTGCACACCGGCGAGACGGTCGAGGTGCGCGCGGTGGGACCCGACGCGGCGCGGGCGCTCGCCGCCGTCGCGTCGCTGCTCGCGGAGCCCGCCGCGCCGCCGCCCCCGCGCGCGGAAGCGCAAGCGGCACGACCGCGCCGCACCGCGGACGACGGCCGCGGTCGATACGACGCCGTGATCGCGTCGCGCGGCGTCGCGGCGGGCCGCGCCGTGCAGCTCATCCCGGCCGAGGTGCCGATCGCGCCGTCGAGCGGCGACCCGGCGCGCGAGGCGAGCGCGTTGAGCGCCGCCGTCGCCACCGTCGCGCAGTACCTCGAGACGCTCGCCGCGAGCGCCACCGCGGAGCAGCGCACGATCGTCGACGCGCACATGGAGCTCGTGCGGGATCCCGAGCTCGCGCGGCACGCGGACGGCGCGATCCGCGGCGGCGCGAGCGCGGGCGCCGCGTGGAGCGGCGCGACGCGCGCGACGATCGACGCGCTCACCGCGCTCGGCGACGCCCGCATGCTGGAGCGCGCCACCGATCTGCGCGATCTCGAGAACCAGGTGCTGCGCGTGCTCGCCGGCCAGGCGCCCGGCGCCGTTAGGCACGACCTGCCCGAGCAGGCGGTCGTCGTCGCCGACGACATCCTGCCGTCGCTGTTCGTGTCGCTCGATCGGACGCGCATCGCGGCCATCGTCACCGCGCGCGGCGGCCCCACGTCGCACGCGGCGATCCTCGCGGCGTCGATGGGGATCCCGATGCTCGTCGCGGCGGGAAGCGAGATCCTCGACGTCCCGGACGGCACGCGGGTCGTGGTGGACGCCGTGCGCGGCCGCGTCGACGTCGACCCGCCGGCCGCGGAGTGGGATGCCGTGCAGCGGTCGATCGCCGACCGCGCGACGCAGGACGCGTCCGACCGCGCCACCGCGTCGCAGCCCGCGCAGACCACCGACGGCGTGCACGTCGCGGTGTACGCGAACTGCGGATCGGTCGAGGAAGCGGAGGCCGCGGCATCGCTCGGCGCCGAGGGCTCGGGGCTCGTGCGCACCGAGTTCCTGTTCCTCGAGCGCCGCGACGCGCCGGACGAGGAGGAGCAGCTCCGCGTCTACCAGCGCATCGCCACCGCGCTCGCGGGGCGGCCCGTCGCCATCCGCACGCTCGACATCGGCGGCGACAAGCCGATCCCGTATCTCCCGCTGCCGCGCGAGGAGAACCCCGCGCTCGGCCTGCGCGGTCTGCGCACGAGCCTCTGGCGACCCGATCTCCTGCGTGCGCAGCTGCGCGCGATGCTGCGCGTGCAGCCCGCCGAGCACGTACGCGTGCTGCTGCCGATGGTGACGGACCTCGACGACGTGCGCGCGGTGCGCTCGGTGCTCGACGAGGAGCGCGCCTCGTTGGGCGTGGCCGCGGCGCCGAAGCTCGGCGTGATGATCGAGACGCCGGCGTCCGCCCTGCTCGCCGACCAGCTCGTGCGCGAGGTGGATTTCCTCTCCGTCGGCACGAACGACCTGTCGCAGTACGCGCTCGCGCTCGACCGCGGGCACGCCGAGCTCGCGCCGCGGCTGGACGGGCTGCACCCGGCGGTGCTGCGCCTCATCGCGACGGCGAGCGCCGCCGCCACGGCCGCCGGCCGCGAGATCGCGGTGTGCGGCGGCCTCGGCTCCGACCCGGACGCGATCCCGATCCTCCTCGGCCTCGGCATCCGCGAGCTGTCCGTGGTGGCGGGCGCGGTGCCGCGCGTGAAGCGCATCGTGCGCGGCCTGTCCGAGGCGGCGTGCAGGTCGCTCGCGACGGAGGCGCTCGCGCAGACGAGCGCGCGCGCGGTGCGCGAGCTGGTGCAGGCGAAGACGTTAGGCACGTGAGCCACACCTTTCAGCACACGAGGATCTGCGGATGAAGCGGTGGATCGAGGCCACCCAGCCTCTCGGGCGCGCGCTGATGCTGCCGATCGCCGTGCTGCCCGCGGCGGCGCTGCTGCTGCGGCTCGGCCAGGGCGATCTATTGAACCTTCCGTTCGTCGCCGCCGCGGGGAACGCGATCTTCTCCAACCTCGGCCTGCTGTTCGCGATCGGCGTCGCGGTCGGGCTCGCGCGCGAGAACCACGGCGCGGCGGGCCTCGCGGGCGTCGTCGGCTATCTCATCGCGACCGAGGGCGCGAAGGTCCTCATCGCCGTCCCGCCGACGATCGGCGCGGGGCTCGCGAAGGACGCCGCCGACGCGGCGGTCGCGGCGTTCAAGTCGAAGGAGCTGTCGCGGCTCAGCGTCCCGATCGGGATCATCAGCGGACTGATCGCCGGGTGGCTGTACAACCGCTACAAGGACATCAAGCTCCCGAACTATCTCGCGTTCTTCGGCGGACGCCGCTTCGTGCCGATCGCGGCCGGCTTCGCGGGGCTCGTCGTCGCGGCGGCGTTCGGGTTCGGGTGGCCCGTGCTCACGCGCGGCATGGACGCGGTCAGCAACGCGGTCGTCTCGTCGGGGCCGATCGGCCTGTTCGTCTATGGCCTGCTGAACCGCATCCTCATCGTCACGGGACTGCACCACATCATCAACAACGTGGCGTGGTTCCTCGTCGGCAGCTACCACGGCGTCACCGGAGACCTCAACCGCTTCTTCGCCGGCGACCCGACGGCGGGCGCGTTCATGAGCGGCTTCTTCCCGGTGATGATGTTCGGCCTCCCCGCGGCGTGTCTCGCGATGTACCGCACGGCGCTGCCCGCGCGGCGCGCGGCGGTCGGCGGCATGCTGCTGTCGCTCGCGCTGACGTCGTTCCTCACCGGCGTCACCGAGCCGATCGAGTTCAGCTTCATGTTCCTCGCGCCGGCGCTCTACGCGCTGCACGCGGTGCTCACCGGCGCGGCGCTGGTGACGATGGATCTGATCAACTCGAAGCTCGGCTTCGGCTTCTCGGCGGGGCTGTTCGACTACGTGCTGAACTTCAACAAGTCCACGAACCCGCTGCTGCTGTGGCCCGTGGGACTGGTGTACTTCGCGCTGTACTACGGGCTGTTCCGCTGGGCCATCGTCCGCTTCGACCTCAAGACGCCGGGACGCGAGCTCGAGGAGGACGTCGCGGCGACGACGGCGGCCGCGTCGGCGCCGACCGCGGGCGCCGACGACAGTCGGGCCGGCCGCTTCATCACGGCGCTCGGCGGTCCCGCCAATCTGCGCACCGTCGACGCATGCGCGACGCGCCTGCGCCTAACGGTGAACGACCAGGGCGCGATCGACGAGCGGACGCTCCGCGGGCTCGGCGCGAGCGGCACGATGAAGGTGGGCGCGAACGGCCTCCAGGTGGTGCTCGGCCCGATCGCGGATCTCGTCGCGGGCGAGATCCGCGATCGGCTCCACGAGCTGCCGCGCAGGGCCGCGACGCCGCCGGCGCCGGCCGCCGCACCGGTGCCGGCGAGCGCACCCGCCGCGA
The window above is part of the Gemmatirosa kalamazoonensis genome. Proteins encoded here:
- the ptsP gene encoding phosphoenolpyruvate--protein phosphotransferase → MTSLELRAPVAGWCLPLSEVPDPVFAARMVGDGVGIDPTDGVLHAPCEGVVVPTRGTHAVTLRTVLGIDILMHVGIDTVQMGSTGFELLVRPGQSVRAGDPLLRFDLDLVARHAKSAVTPVVVATGDVEAVVTRRAEHRGLAVGDFLMEVRVDTTETRAEPPVAELAEARGTFTVPFDHGIHARPAAQLAAALRPFAADVSLVSRGRSANLRSAVALMTLGVHTGETVEVRAVGPDAARALAAVASLLAEPAAPPPPRAEAQAARPRRTADDGRGRYDAVIASRGVAAGRAVQLIPAEVPIAPSSGDPAREASALSAAVATVAQYLETLAASATAEQRTIVDAHMELVRDPELARHADGAIRGGASAGAAWSGATRATIDALTALGDARMLERATDLRDLENQVLRVLAGQAPGAVRHDLPEQAVVVADDILPSLFVSLDRTRIAAIVTARGGPTSHAAILAASMGIPMLVAAGSEILDVPDGTRVVVDAVRGRVDVDPPAAEWDAVQRSIADRATQDASDRATASQPAQTTDGVHVAVYANCGSVEEAEAAASLGAEGSGLVRTEFLFLERRDAPDEEEQLRVYQRIATALAGRPVAIRTLDIGGDKPIPYLPLPREENPALGLRGLRTSLWRPDLLRAQLRAMLRVQPAEHVRVLLPMVTDLDDVRAVRSVLDEERASLGVAAAPKLGVMIETPASALLADQLVREVDFLSVGTNDLSQYALALDRGHAELAPRLDGLHPAVLRLIATASAAATAAGREIAVCGGLGSDPDAIPILLGLGIRELSVVAGAVPRVKRIVRGLSEAACRSLATEALAQTSARAVRELVQAKTLGT
- the nagE gene encoding N-acetylglucosamine-specific PTS transporter subunit IIBC yields the protein MKRWIEATQPLGRALMLPIAVLPAAALLLRLGQGDLLNLPFVAAAGNAIFSNLGLLFAIGVAVGLARENHGAAGLAGVVGYLIATEGAKVLIAVPPTIGAGLAKDAADAAVAAFKSKELSRLSVPIGIISGLIAGWLYNRYKDIKLPNYLAFFGGRRFVPIAAGFAGLVVAAAFGFGWPVLTRGMDAVSNAVVSSGPIGLFVYGLLNRILIVTGLHHIINNVAWFLVGSYHGVTGDLNRFFAGDPTAGAFMSGFFPVMMFGLPAACLAMYRTALPARRAAVGGMLLSLALTSFLTGVTEPIEFSFMFLAPALYALHAVLTGAALVTMDLINSKLGFGFSAGLFDYVLNFNKSTNPLLLWPVGLVYFALYYGLFRWAIVRFDLKTPGRELEEDVAATTAAASAPTAGADDSRAGRFITALGGPANLRTVDACATRLRLTVNDQGAIDERTLRGLGASGTMKVGANGLQVVLGPIADLVAGEIRDRLHELPRRAATPPAPAAAPVPASAPAATDGAARVDGELAAHASDILAALGGPPAVRSFEAAGGRVLVTVVDGTRIDEAALRTLGVRGVARPSRTSVHLLHADPDALARALNASAER